From the Leptospira sp. WS60.C2 genome, one window contains:
- a CDS encoding BolA family protein, whose amino-acid sequence MELETKQTRKDRMESLLKQTFQPKEISVLDVTFEHAGHPGMTKDSKETHFRIKMVSNVFQGKSTVEQHRMVYSLLGPEFKKGLHALEMDLSSEL is encoded by the coding sequence ATGGAATTAGAAACTAAACAAACAAGAAAAGATCGAATGGAATCATTACTCAAGCAAACTTTCCAACCCAAGGAAATTTCTGTACTGGATGTTACCTTCGAACACGCAGGACACCCTGGGATGACAAAAGATTCCAAGGAAACTCACTTCCGAATCAAAATGGTATCAAATGTGTTCCAAGGAAAATCTACCGTAGAACAACACCGTATGGTCTATTCTCTCCTGGGGCCTGAGTTTAAAAAAGGACTCCACGCGTTAGAAATGGATCTCTCTAGCGAACTCTAG